A genome region from Microplitis demolitor isolate Queensland-Clemson2020A chromosome 1, iyMicDemo2.1a, whole genome shotgun sequence includes the following:
- the LOC103579019 gene encoding uncharacterized protein LOC103579019 has translation MTVGGKILITSKRSACEFDILRKPTKGCYCVNNNQNKLKLKSISTTVDNHLWPCDYCKSNFNVKLSDFAITDDAKINPPSPAESTFTRDLSKKVYEISNYIPRSEFLRNVKNKLSKNYNYTGKSKSQMFLSTDRQKSFKKSHTEDNYFTDESANFQIFDPKTINSAENNSSTPKIKTIFTSAIPSYRKTSMDRLKSKKTIRSLSKLNSRQQDKRSISKTSLLDSNNKTPRVIVQNNCDYESCFINTRGRNLNSRKQTCCKCGGKQSSLLSINNKNDPVEKETFKLDKFRKINYFDTHGSSHTLLSIESPAELVDQYKLNDRLFLEPVDKINPHDLVVSLPITKNKNIQQIAHYFPRNIIVDQYCKDNKKKHTHKKSPLTEVNSHLELNNLISINKKPPLSLITNNNSLALRFQKKKIL, from the coding sequence atgactgttggtggaaaaatattaataacgtCAAAACGTTCAGCATgtgaatttgatattttgagAAAACCAACTAAAGGATGTTATTgcgttaataataatcaaaataaattaaaattaaagtcaaTTAGCACAACTGTCGATAACCATCTTTGGCCATGTGATTATtgcaaaagtaattttaatgtgAAATTAAGTGATTTTGCGATTACTGATGATGCAAAAATTAATCCACCATCACCAGCAGAATCAACATTTACTCGtgatttatctaaaaaagtttatgaaatatcaaatTACATTCCAAGATCAGAATTTCTTCgcaatgttaaaaataaattgtctaaAAACTATAATTACACTGGAAAATCAAAGTCCCAAATGTTTTTATCAACTGATAGACAGaaatcattcaaaaaatcacatactgaagataattattttactgatgaatccgcaaattttcaaatatttgatcCAAAAACTATTAACTCAGCGGAAAACAATAGTTCtactccaaaaataaaaactatcttTACATCTGCAATACCATCATACAGAAAGACATCAATGGATAGACTGAAATCAAAGAAGACGATTCGCTCATTATCTAAATTGAATTCTCGACAACAAGATAAACGATCAATCTCTAAAACATCTTTATtagatagtaataataaaacaccGAGAGTTATTGTACAAAATAATTGCGATTATGAGAgttgttttataaatacaagaggtagaaatttaaatagccGTAAACAAACATGTTGCAAATGCGGTGGAAAACAATCATCACTACtgtctattaataataaaaatgatccGGTGGAAAAGGAAACGTTCAAACTGgataaatttcgtaaaataaattattttgacactCATGGTTCTAGTCATACTCTGCTATCAATAGAGTCACCAGCAGAATTAGTTGATCAGTACAAACTCAATGATCGACTTTTTCTTGAAccagttgataaaataaatcctCATGATCTAGTGGTATCATTGccaattactaaaaataaaaatattcagcaaATAGCTCACTATTTTCCTCGCAATATTATTGTAGATCAATATtgtaaagataataaaaaaaaacatacccATAAAAAGAGCCCACTCACAGAAGTAAATTCTCATctcgaattaaataatttaatttccatcaataaaaaaccacCACTATCtcttattactaataataatagtctTGCATtaagatttcaaaaaaaaaaaattttatag
- the LOC103578461 gene encoding CUE domain-containing protein 2 — protein MDEKEELVKKSLFNFVRKQVPTAQLSLIDDIVLSYVVSMVEESALEEDLDVEGLCEMVSACLPEFSTIEKEAVTKWLLDVESKLREENKEEEADNFQPHESFSQLSLTALLPPDSQRIRVHHLSETSDAGSDSSGEYFTEQNETSWHQVTLLQEMFPAASPAEIRHCLTIAGGDAAKAAQIALHRQEAGQSITSNLTYLTQPNRRSKASVNDEELKSRIIARYSYVDRDDDSREHRPVTPKREPKKLVRYLDNKIVSVKGERYTEIRRGGEDDDGNEGARKRGHCRP, from the exons ATGGATGAAAAGGAAGAGttggtaaaaaaatcattatttaatttcgttAGAAAACAAGTACCTACAGCACAGCTCAG cTTGATAGATGACATTGTATTGAGCTATGTGGTGAGTATGGTAGAGGAGAGCGCTTTGGAGGAGGACCTGGATGTCGAAGGGTTGTGTGAAATGGTCTCGGCTTGTTTGCCAGAATTTTCAACGATTGAAAAAGAAGCTGTGACGAAGTGGCTGCTTGATGTCGAGAGTAAACTCAgagaagaaaataaagaagaaGAGGCTGATAATTTTCAGCCTCATGAATCATTTAGCCAGCTAAGTTTGACTGCTCTGTTGCCACCAGACTCACAAAGGATAAGAGTTCATCATTTATCAGAGACAAGTGATGCTGGAAGTGATTCTAGTGGGGAATATTTTAcagaa CAAAATGAAACTTCCTGGCATCAAGTAACACTACTTCAGGAAATGTTTCCAGCAGCAAGTCCAGCTGAGATTCGTCACTGTCTCACTATAGCTGGTGGAGATGCTGCTAAAGCTGCTCAAATAGCTCTACATAGACAAGAAGCTGGTCAAAGTATCACGAGTAATCTCACTTATCTTACG caACCTAATCGACGCTCAAAGGCTAGTGTAAATGATGAAGAGTTAAAGTCCCGAATAATAGCACGCTACAGTTACGTTGATCGTGACGACGATTCACGTGAGCATCGTCCTGTGACTCCTAAACGTGAACCGAAAAAACTGGTACGTTATTTAGACAATAAAATAGTAAGTGTTAAAGGAGAGAGATATACAGAGATACGTCGGGGTGGTGAAGATGACGATGGTAATGAAGGTGCACGAAAGCGGGGCCACTGCCGTCCGTAA